In Aspergillus fumigatus Af293 chromosome 4, whole genome shotgun sequence, one genomic interval encodes:
- a CDS encoding glycoside hydrolase family 47 protein has product MVLGRRRYRYALPTLILILITFILFSSLPPGAEPPVVDDHSYYAEYHPQPPQNDDRIHWTKHTQRHPVSSFIPLPTPAPSAIPRVQYEFAKESWLGRRKRVNRQKAVKEAFTHAWKGYKQHAWMRDELSPLSARYRTTFAGWAATLVDALDTLVIMGMENEFKDALHAIESIDFTTPDATQINIFETTIRYVGGLLGAYDLTDGKHPILLKKAVELADMIYDAFDTTNRMPQSRWQWSRSARGLSIQPSRQTILAELGSLNLEFTRLSQLTHDPKYFDAVQRITNVLDDAQNKTKIPGLWPMMVNAEDLEFTDPRFTVGGMADSTYEYLPKEHMLLGARTDQYRKMYAAAMEAIKKRLLFRPMTKNGEDLLFAGNTHTGLASNAPPEPQWEHLKCFFGGTVGIGAKIFNRPEELSIARKLTDGCIWAYDVMPTGIMPESMHLSPCQSMDHCEWDEQKWYQDVRRRLAKGSKEKDTVQEAKTIIRDSGLQPGLTEITDPRYLLRPEAIESVFIMYRITGDKKLQDDAWRMFQSIEKATRTKYAHAAIDDVRDVKATQLDYMESFWLAETLKYFYLIFSEPGLVSLDDYVLNTEAHPFKRPSART; this is encoded by the exons ATGGTTCTGGGTCGAAGGCGCTATCGCTATGCCTTACCAACCTTAATACTGATTCTCATCACCTTCATCCTTTTCTCGAGTTTGCCGCCTGGCGCGGAACCTCCCGTTGTTGACGACCACTCATACTACGCAGAATACCATCCCCAACCTCCACAGAACGATGATCGTATCCATTGGACCAAACATACCCAAAGACATCCTGTCTCCAGTTTTATTCCTCTCCCTACGCCTGCGCCATCGGCGATTCCTCGTGTCCAGTACGAGTTCGCGAAGGAATCATGGCTTGGCCGAAGGAAGAGAGTGAACAGACAGAAAGCCGTCAAGGAGGCCTTCACGCATGCTTGGAAAGGGTACAAGCAGCATGCCTGGATGCGCGATGAACTTTCGCCCCTCAGTGCTCGGTACAGAACCACATTTGCTGGCTGGGCTGCCACTCTGGTGGACGCACTTGACACTCTTGTCATTATGGGTATGGAAAACGAGTTCAAGGATGCGTTGCATGCTATTGAGAGCATTGATTTTACTACCCCCGATGCCACCCAGATCAATATATTCGAAACTACTATCCGATATGTAGGAGGGTTACTTGGTGCCTACGACCTGACCGACGGTAAACACCCGATCCTTCTGAAGAAGGCTGTAGAACTGGCCGACATGATCTACGATGCTTTTGATACTACCAATAGGATGCCTCAGTCTCGCTGGCAATGGAGCAG ATCTGCCCGTGGCCTGAGCATTCAACCAAGCAGACAAACTATCCTCGCGGAACTGGGTTCATTGAATCTAGAATTCACTAGGCTATCCCAGCTGACTCATGATCCCAAGTACTTTGATGCGGTCCAACGAATCACGAACGTTCTCGACGATGCTCAGAATAAGACCAAAATCCCTGGGCTGTGGCCTATGATGGTCAACGCTGAGGATTTAGAGTTTACAGATCCTCGCTTCACTGTGGGTGGAATGGCCGACTCAACGTATGAGTATTTGCCGAAGGAGCATATGCTACTGGGAGCTCGGACGGATCAATACCGCAAGATGTATGCCGCTGCCATGGAGGCGATCAAGAAGCGCTTATTGTTTCGGCCCATGACCAAAAACGGCGAGGACCTCCTCTTCGCCGGAAACACCCACACGGGTCTCGCAAGCAACGCGCCCCCGGAGCCTCAATGGGAACATCTGAAATGCTTTTTTGGGGGCACCGTGGGGATCGGGGCCAAGATTTTCAACCGCCCGGAGGAGCTCTCAATTGCACGAAAGCTAACAGATGGCTGTATCTGGGCATACGATGTCATGCCCACGGGAATCATGCCGGAAAGCATGCATCTCAGCCCTTGCCAGAGTATGGATCATTGTGAATGGGACGAGCAGAAGTGGTACCAAGATGTCCGGCGGCGACTAGCCAAGGGATcaaaggagaaagacacGGTTCAAGAAGCCAAGACAATTATCCGGGATAGTGGGCTTCAACCTGGTCTAACTGAGATCACGGATCCCAGATATTTGCTGCG ACCTGAGGCCATCGAGTCGGTTTTCATCATGTACCGCATCACTGGGGACAAGAAATTGCAGGACGATGCATGGAGAATGTTTCAGAGCATTGAGAAAGCGACTCGGACCAAGTATGCTCATGCCGCGATCGACGACGTACGGGACGTGAAGGCAACCCAGTTAGATTACATGGAGAGTTTCTGGTTGGCAGAGACCTTGAAGTACTTctatctcatcttctccgaaCCCGGGCTTGTCAGCCTGGATGATTACGTACT GAACACGGAAGCACATCCATTCAAGCGTCCCTCTGCTCGTACATAG
- a CDS encoding putative GABA permease produces the protein MALQDTHLGESKVECCEQDGIAQEAGHPVKGLVAPKYMGTVADQRDMSALGRVQVLRRNFRFISILGFGCTLISTWEVILTLLSSALTDGGTAGLIWGFLIVTAGFVLVFASIGEMASMAPTSGGQYHWVSEFAPRRAQKFLSYITGRHQDLGVSRAELTLIGWLSATGWQCAIVSIAFLAGTIIQGLVVLNDPTYEFQRWHGTLLVVAITTFSILFNTFLAKNLPMVEGLILIIHVVGLFAIIIPLWVLAPRNSAKAVFTEFNNAGGWDSDGTATLVGLSTTITAMIGYDCSVHMSEEIKDAAETLPKAMMSAVAVNGVLGFVMVVTLCFTLGDVDSILSTPTGFPFIQIFYNTTNSYAATNTMTAVLVITLTASTITEVATASRQLWSFARDRGLPFSSFFAYVSLTPPVSGGVTDRPMQVTPGWNIPLNSVMVSLAVTILLSLINIGSQVALAAIVSLTITSLISAYILSIGCVLLKRIRGEPLPPRRWTLGRFGMAVNIAALAFLIPIFVFSFFPLTKTVDTKTMNWSVVMYLAMLTFASGYYVLWGRHNFIAPVALVKRQGGYCG, from the exons ATGGCGCTTCAAGATACCCATCTCGGGGAAAGTAAAGTGGAATGTTGTGAACAGGATGGTATTGCCCAAGAGGCCGGGCACCCTGTGAAGGGACTTGTTGCGCCGAAGTATATGGGCACAGTGGCAGATCAACGAGACATGAGCGCGTTGGGGCGAGTGCAGGTCTTGAGG AGAAATTTCCGCTTCATCTCGATTCTTGGATTTGGCTGCACGCTGATTTCAACGTGGGAAGTCATATTGAC GCTGTTGAGCTCCGCCCTGACTGATGGGGGCACTGCAGGGTTGATATGGGGCTTTCTCATTGTCACGGCAGGATTCGTCCTCGTTTTTGCCAGTATAGGTGAAATGGCTTCCAT GGCTCCAACCTCCGGAGGTCAATACCATTGGGTTTCCGAGTTTGCTCCTCGAAGGGCCCAAAAGTTCTTGAGCTACATTACCGGTAGGCATCAAGACCTGGGTGTTTCGCGGGCGGAACTGACGTTGATAGGATGGCTCAGTGCAACCGGATGGCAGTGCGCTATCGTATCTATTGCTTTCCTCGCTGGCACGATCATACAAGGGCTGGTCGTTCTAAACGACCCAACCTATGAGTTTCAGCGGTGGCACGGCACCTTGTTGGTGGTGGCAATAACAACCTTTTCAATATTGTTTAACACGTTCCTAGCCAAAAACCTACCCATGGTGGAAGGACTCATCCTGATCATTCATGTGGTAGGGCTGTTCGCCATCATTATCCCCCTCTGGGTTCTTGCTCCTCGAAACAGTGCGAAAGCAGTGTTTACAGAGTTCAATAACGCTGGAGGATGGGATAGTGACGGGACTGCCACTCTGGTCGGTCTCTCCACCACTATTACAGCCATGATAGGCTATGACTGTTCGGTGCACATGT ccgaggagatcaaggatgcTGCAGAGACGCTGCCGAAAGCAATGATGTCAGCTGTTGCGGTTAATGGAGTTTTGGGATTTGTCATGGTTGTCACTCTTTGCTTCACCCTCGGCGATGTTGACAGCATCTTGAGTACTCCGACTGGTTTTCCGTTCATCCAGATTTTCTACAATACCACCAACAGCTACGCGGCAACGAACACTATGACAGCGGTCCTGGTGATCACGCTCACGGCCAGCACAATCACTGAAGTCGCGACGGCATCCCGGCAACTATGGTCTTTTGCTCGAGATCGAGGACTGCCATTttcatccttcttcgcttATGTGAGTCTCACGCCCCCAGTCTCTGGCGGCGTTACTGATCGCCCAATGCAGGTCACTCCGGGATGGAATATCCCTCTCAACTCGGTCATGGTGTCTCTAGCAGTCActattcttctctctctgATCAACATTGGCTCCCAGGTTGCCCTGGCGGCCATTGTATCACTGACCATCACCTCCTTGATATCTGCCTACATTCTTTCCATTGGCTGCGTGCTCCTGAAGCGTATCCGAGGCGAGCCCCTGCCACCTCGCCGATGGACCCTTGGCCGCTTCGGCATGGCCGTAAACATTGCTGCTTTGGCTTTCTTGATTCCCATCTTCgttttttccttcttccctcTGACAAAGACAGTAGACACGAAAACAATGAATTGGAGTGTGGTGATGTACCTTGCTATGCTTACTTTTGCGTCTGGATACTATGTGCTCTGGGGCCGGCACAACTTCATCGCTCCCGTGGCGCTGGTGAAGAGACAGGGCGGATACTGCGGATGA
- a CDS encoding FAD binding domain protein → MVHAVLPPMTSSTKDSRFSHSSNGDYRTIPVSSTSHPDNPVPEEPRTRSLSITDTSFNGSSPAQETEGSTDLDTPPTPLTPLDEEQPDSRDSRKEFTDSGNGHQRRASTVLISQNSEDMRRVLESVGTAGTQKVQPLCCGGGCCRSQPLTKLGPLPSANAVTPPDNEAFKKLNLNIEYLTLDSELTNIVPVPEKTVSFSAVAASALDLKLGPADHPPTFVQPHPPYNVFRAPLHHARELTKPGAEKRTFHFDIDVTDYPAESGDVDFVVGGAIGVCPKNKEEEVDDIFNQLGIPKSIRDKKITLHTTKGRWPTIWGDDQPRDLITTRRELLTWCSDIQSYPPTKPLFRLLAEYATEPNEKKILMFLSSAQGQGAFCDLRTGSYITVSQLLHAFPSSQPPLDHLLSVLNTLMPRFYSLSQDPLISCQRQDTKCRRLIEIAVSVAETEDWRGGTRTGVGSGYLERLARQVIDAERKGIDPRNLDLHVPMFRGLMANPLAKRFASDGPMLLIGAGVGIAPFRGFVQRRLQSANCANKVWVLQGIRDSLLDELYSGEWGVEEDKVRTVVQSRRGESRYVQEEVRHQADLVWFVINALDGRVFVCGSSKGMGEGVEAALVDVAMAKGNLNREEAEHFWKNKKEAGQYIAETW, encoded by the exons ATGG TGCACGCTGTTTTACCACCGATGACGTCCTCGACAAAGGATTCGAGGTTCAGTCACTCCAGCAATGGAGACTACCGAACCATCCCGGTTTCTTCCACCTCCCACCCAGACAACCCAGTCCCGGAAGAACCTCGCACTCGGTCACTGTCGATCACTGACACGAGCTTCAATGGCTCGTCTCCCGCTCAAGAAACCGAAGGCTCGACCGACTTAGATACTCCGCCGACGCCTCTCACTCCGCTAGATGAAGAGCAACCTGATTCGCGCGATAGCCGAAAGGAGTTTACAGACAGCGGGAATGGGCATCAAAGACGAGCATCCACTGTCCTCATATCACAGAACTCCGAGGACATGAGACGGGTCTTGGAGAGCGTGGGTACTGCAGGCACACAGAAGGTCCAGCCTCTCTGCTGTGGTGGTGGATGCTGTCGCAGCCAGCCGTTGACCAAGCTCGGACCGCTACCTAGTGCTAACGCTGTCACTCCTCCGGACAATGAAGCCTTTAAAAAACTCAACCTCAATATTGAATACCTCACATTGGACAGCGAACTCACCAACATTGTTCCCGTACCAGAGAAGACAGTGTCCTTCTCAGCGGTAGCAGCGTCAGCCTTGGATCTGAAGCTGGGTCCCGCGGATCACCCGCCCACTTTCGTTCAGCCACATCCACCGTACAATGTGTTTCGGGCGCCTTTACATCACGCCCGAGAGCTCACCAAGCCTGGCGCGGAGAAGCGGACTTTCCACTTTGACATTGACGTGACCGACTACCCTGCGGAGAGCGGAGATGTTGATTTTGTTGTGGGTGGGGCGATTGGTGTCTGTCCCAAGaataaggaagaagaggtggATGATATCTTCAACCAGCTCGGTATCCCCAAATCAATTCGTGACAAGAAAATCACGTTGCATACTACTAAGGGCCGGTGGCCTACGATATGGGGAGATGACCAGCCTCGGGACCTGATCACCACCCGGAGAGAGCTCCTGACCTGGTGCTCCGATATTCAGAGCTACCCGCCGACAAAGCCTCTATTCCGACTGCTTGCTGAGTATGCAACCGAACCAAACGAGAAGAAGATACTCATGTTCCTTTCTTCAGCCCAGGGCCAGGGTGCTTTCTGCGATCTCCGCACAGGGTCCTACATCACCGTTTCCCAGCTACTCCATGCATTCCCCTCCTCTCAGCCGCCCCTCGACCATCTCCTATCCGTCTTGAACACCCTGATGCCACGCTTTTACTCCCTTTCGCAAGACCCCCTGATTTCATGCCAGAGGCAGGATACCAAGTGCCGTAGACTCATTGAGATTGCAGTGTCTGTGGCGGAAACCGAGGACTGGAGGGGCGGTACTCGGACCGGAGTCGGATCCGGATATCTTGAACGGCTCGCCAGACAGGTCATCGATGCGGAGCGGAAGGGCATCGATCCCCGGAATCTGGATCTCCACGTTCCCATGTTCCGTGGCCTGATGGCCAATCCTCTGGCCAAGCGATTTGCCTCCGACGGTCCCATGCTCCTCATCGGCGCTGGTGTCGGCATTGCCCCGTTCCGCGGGTTCGTCCAACGCCGTCTGCAGTCGGCCAACTGTGCCAACAAGGTTTGGGTCTTGCAGGGAATTCGTGATTCTCTTCTCGATGAGCTCTACAGCGGCGAATGGGGCGTTGAAGAGGATAAGGTGCGGACGGTAGTCCAGAGCCGTCGCGGCGAGAGCAGGTACGTTCAAGAAGAGGTTCGTCATCAGGCCGATCTCGTCTGGTTCGTGATCAATGCCCTTGACGGACGTGTCTTTGTCTGTGGTAGCAGCAAGGGCATGGGCGAAGGTGTCGAGGCGGCCTTGGTGGATGTCGCTATGGCCAAAGGTAACCTAAACCGTGAGGAAGCGGAGCACTTTTGGAAAAACAAGAAGGAAGCTGGTCAATATATTGCC GAAACCTGGTAA
- the htfA gene encoding homeobox domain-containing protein produces the protein MSQHGEVDDESGKMAISYASGLSADHTQSLPSFRELLPPHLHDEIESGSYLSSRQPSSNERPASLNHEFGSASRPLSGRTPYGSSSKFPVGDVRDCSMADRMLGERAPVQTRLPGNGVQSAAARGPSPILPSIRDLQAIPDCSLKAPATGLPDHRGPSRTEAYPVQEFRGGAVGAPSYSPTGLPGSMGDRRDLYAGNSIPAAVHAQPQYPSYPGVIYQSDSEQASSQSLPPSQQSNFGILGDSVDSKNKRRRGNLPKPVTDILRAWFHEHLDHPYPSEEDKQMFMTRTGLTISQISNWFINARRRQLPALRNQMRNGASDLDSQRQSPFSDMEQTSSEAPNRLNSTTKH, from the exons ATGTCCCAGCACGGTGAGGTGGATGACGAGAGTGGAAAAATGGCCATTTCATATGCAAGTGGACTTTCCGCCGATCACACCCAGTCTCTGCCCTCGTTTCGAGAG CTTCTCCCGCCTCATCTACACGACGAAATTGAGTCTGGCTCATACTTGTCCTCCCGACAACCATCATCGAACGAGCGTCCTGCTTCATTGAACCATGAGTTTGGATCTGCATCCAGGCCCCTCTCAGGCCGAACACCCTatggatcttcttccaagtTCCCGGTAGGGGACGTTCGGGATTGTTCTATGGCCGATAGAATGCTGGGGGAACGGGCGCCTGTCCAGACACGGCTACCAGGAAACGGAGTACAGTCAGCAGCTGCTCGTGGCCCGAGTCCTATCCTGCCATCCATCCGAGACCTTCAGGCCATTCCCGATTGCTCTCTGAAGGCGCCAGCCACTGGATTACCAGATCACCGGGGACCATCCCGGACGGAAGCGTATCCGGTTCAGGAATTTCGGGGGGGTGCCGTTGGCGCACCAAGTTACTCTCCTACCGGTTTACCGGGCTCAATGGGTGACAGACGAGACCTGTATGCTGGAAACAGCATACCGGCAGCGGTGCATGCTCAGCCACAGTATCCATCTTATCCGGGGGTCATCTACCAAAGCGATTCAGAGCAGGCCTCTTCGCAGTCATTGCCGCCATCACAGCAGTCAAACTTCGGCATCTTGGGGGACTCGGTCGATTCGAAGAACAAGCGCAGGCGAGGAAATCTTCCCAAGCCAGTCACTGATATTCTAAGGGCTTGGTTCCATGAACATCTGGACCACCCCTATCCGAGCGAGGAAGATAAGCAGATGTTTATGACTCGCACCGGGCTTACGATTAGCCAG ATTAGCAACTGGTTTATCAATGCACGGAGACGACAGCTTCCCGCGCTTCGGAATCAGATGCGAAATGGTGCTAGTGATCTTGATTCGCAGCGGCAATCACCGTTCAGCGACATGGAGCAAACGTCTTCCGAGGCACCGAATAGACTCAACAGTACTACGAAGCATTGA